A genomic region of Alkalispirillum mobile contains the following coding sequences:
- the acnD gene encoding Fe/S-dependent 2-methylisocitrate dehydratase AcnD: MNTKYRKNLPGTDLDYFDVRAAVEDIQPGAYDKLPFTSRVLAENLVRRCEPERLTDSLKQIIERKRDLDFPWYPARVVCHDILGQTAFVDLAGLRDAIAEKGGDPAKVNPVVPTQLIVDHSLAVEHAGFEKDAFEKNRAIEERRNEDRFHFINWTKQAFENVDVIPPGNGIMHQINLERMSPVVHKKDGVAFPDTLVGTDSHTPHVDALGVIAIGVGGLEAESVMLGRPSYMRLPDIVGVELTGKPAPGITCTDIVLALTEFLRKERVVSAYLEFYGEGAEALSVGDRATISNMTPEFGATAAMFHIDQQTLDYLTLTGREPEQVDLVEKYAKTAGLWGDDLKQAEYERVLTFDLSTVVRNMAGPSNPHRRVSTTDLAKAGIAGEVEQRDDGLMPDGAVIIAAITSCTNTSNPRNVIAAGLLAKKANELGMDRKPWVKTSLAPGSKAVQYYLEDAGLLPELEKLGFGIVAFACTTCNGMSGALDPKIQQEIIDRDLYSTAVLSGNRNFDGRIHPYAKQAFLASPALVVAYAIAGTVRFDIEKDALGTDADGNPVTLKDLWPTDEEIDRIVAEHVKPDHFRKVYIPMFEKKVEKADQVSPLYDWRPQSTYIRRPPYWEGALAAERTLKGMRPLAILPDNITTDHLSPSNAIMRDSAAGEYLEKMGLPEEDFNSYATHRGDHLTAQRATLANPKLFNEMVRDENGEVKQGSLARLEPEGKVMRMWDVIETYMERKQNLIIIAGADYGQGSSRDWAAKGVRLAGVEAIVAEGFERIHRTNLVGMGVLPLQFQEGTTRKTLGLDGTETYDVQGELAPGATLTLIVNRQDGGREEVPVICRLDTAEEVSIYEAGGVLQRFAQDFLEAEAEEQQGRRA, translated from the coding sequence ATGAACACCAAATACCGCAAGAACCTGCCCGGCACCGATCTCGATTATTTCGACGTGCGCGCCGCCGTCGAGGACATCCAGCCGGGCGCCTACGACAAACTGCCCTTCACCTCCCGCGTGCTGGCCGAGAACCTGGTGCGCCGCTGCGAGCCCGAACGGCTCACCGATTCCCTGAAGCAGATCATCGAGCGCAAGCGCGACCTGGACTTCCCCTGGTACCCGGCGCGGGTGGTCTGTCACGACATCCTCGGCCAGACCGCCTTCGTCGACCTGGCCGGCCTGCGCGACGCCATCGCCGAAAAGGGCGGCGACCCGGCCAAGGTCAACCCGGTGGTGCCCACCCAGCTCATCGTTGACCACTCCCTGGCGGTGGAGCACGCCGGCTTCGAGAAGGACGCCTTCGAGAAGAACCGCGCCATCGAGGAGCGCCGCAACGAAGACCGCTTCCACTTCATCAACTGGACCAAGCAGGCCTTCGAGAACGTCGACGTCATCCCCCCGGGCAACGGCATCATGCACCAGATCAACCTGGAGCGGATGTCCCCCGTGGTGCACAAGAAGGACGGCGTCGCCTTCCCCGACACCCTGGTGGGCACCGACAGCCACACCCCCCACGTGGACGCCCTGGGCGTGATCGCCATCGGCGTCGGCGGCCTGGAGGCCGAGAGCGTCATGCTGGGCCGGCCCAGCTACATGCGGCTGCCCGACATCGTCGGCGTGGAACTCACCGGCAAGCCCGCGCCGGGCATCACCTGCACCGACATCGTGCTGGCGCTCACCGAGTTCCTGCGCAAGGAGCGGGTGGTCTCCGCCTACCTGGAGTTCTACGGCGAGGGGGCCGAGGCCCTCAGCGTCGGCGACCGGGCCACCATCTCCAACATGACCCCGGAGTTCGGCGCCACCGCCGCCATGTTCCACATCGACCAGCAGACCCTGGACTACCTGACCCTCACCGGCCGAGAGCCGGAGCAGGTGGACCTGGTGGAGAAGTACGCCAAGACCGCCGGCCTCTGGGGCGACGACCTGAAACAGGCCGAGTACGAGCGGGTGCTCACCTTCGACCTCTCCACCGTGGTGCGCAACATGGCGGGCCCCTCCAACCCCCACCGGCGCGTGTCCACCACCGATCTGGCCAAGGCCGGGATCGCCGGCGAGGTGGAGCAGCGCGATGACGGCCTGATGCCCGACGGCGCGGTGATCATCGCCGCCATCACCAGTTGCACCAACACCAGCAACCCGCGCAACGTCATCGCCGCCGGTCTGCTGGCGAAGAAGGCCAACGAGCTGGGCATGGACCGCAAGCCCTGGGTGAAGACCTCCCTGGCCCCCGGCTCCAAGGCGGTCCAGTACTACCTGGAGGACGCCGGCCTGCTGCCCGAGCTGGAGAAGCTGGGCTTCGGCATTGTCGCCTTCGCCTGCACTACCTGCAACGGCATGAGCGGGGCCCTGGACCCGAAGATCCAGCAGGAGATCATCGACCGCGATCTCTACTCCACCGCCGTGCTCTCCGGTAACCGCAACTTCGACGGCCGCATCCACCCCTACGCCAAGCAGGCCTTCCTGGCCTCGCCGGCCCTGGTGGTGGCCTACGCCATCGCCGGCACCGTCCGCTTCGACATCGAGAAGGACGCCCTGGGCACCGATGCCGACGGCAACCCGGTCACCCTGAAGGACCTGTGGCCCACCGACGAGGAGATCGACCGCATCGTGGCCGAGCACGTGAAGCCGGACCACTTCCGCAAGGTCTACATTCCCATGTTCGAGAAGAAGGTGGAGAAGGCCGACCAGGTGAGCCCTCTCTACGACTGGCGCCCCCAGAGCACCTACATCCGCCGGCCCCCCTACTGGGAGGGCGCCCTGGCCGCCGAGCGCACCCTCAAGGGCATGCGGCCGCTGGCGATCCTGCCCGACAACATCACCACCGACCACCTGTCCCCCTCCAACGCCATCATGCGGGACAGCGCCGCCGGCGAGTACCTGGAGAAGATGGGCCTGCCGGAGGAGGACTTCAACTCCTACGCCACCCACCGGGGCGACCACCTGACCGCCCAGCGGGCGACGCTGGCCAACCCCAAGCTGTTCAACGAGATGGTGCGGGACGAGAACGGCGAGGTGAAGCAGGGCTCGCTGGCCCGGCTGGAGCCGGAGGGCAAGGTGATGCGCATGTGGGACGTGATCGAGACCTACATGGAGCGCAAGCAGAACCTGATCATCATCGCTGGCGCGGACTATGGTCAGGGCTCCTCCCGCGACTGGGCCGCCAAGGGCGTGCGTCTGGCCGGGGTGGAGGCCATCGTGGCGGAAGGCTTCGAGCGCATCCACCGCACCAACCTGGTGGGCATGGGCGTGCTGCCGCTGCAGTTCCAGGAAGGCACCACCCGCAAGACCCTGGGCCTGGACGGCACCGAGACCTATGACGTGCAGGGCGAGCTGGCGCCGGGTGCCACCCTGACCCTCATCGTCAACCGCCAGGATGGCGGCCGCGAGGAGGTCCCGGTGATCTGCCGGCTGGATACCGCCGAGGAGGTCTCCATCTACGAGGCCGGCGGCGTGCTGCAGCGCTTCGCCCAGGACTTCCTGGAGGCAGAGGCCGAAGAGCAGCAGGGCCGCCGCGCCTGA
- the prpF gene encoding 2-methylaconitate cis-trans isomerase PrpF, with protein sequence MAHTPQIRIPATYMRGGTSKGVFFRLDDLPEAAQQPGEARDQLLLRVIGSPDPYGKHTDGMGGATSSTSKTVVLSKSDSPDHDVDYLFGQVSIDKPFVDWSGNCGNLSAAVGPFAVSNGLVDPARIPENGEVEVRIWQVNIGKTIVARVPITNGEVQETGDFELDGVTFPAAEVPVAFMDPADGGGAIFPTGNRVDDLEVPGVGTLKATLINAGIPTVFVNADEIGYTGTELQEAINGDPKALDMFETIRAHGAVKMGLINDPAEAAARQHTPKVAFVAPPASYTASSGKAVQAEDIDLLVRALSMGKLHHAMMGTAAVAIGTAAAIPGTLVNEAAGGGDRDSVHFGHPSGTLRVGAEAVQENGEWMVKQAIMSRSARVLMEGWVRVPGDSF encoded by the coding sequence ATGGCACACACCCCACAGATCCGTATCCCCGCCACTTACATGCGCGGCGGCACCAGCAAGGGCGTCTTCTTCCGCCTGGACGACCTGCCCGAGGCGGCCCAACAGCCCGGCGAGGCCCGGGACCAGCTGCTGCTCCGGGTTATCGGCAGCCCCGACCCCTACGGCAAGCACACCGACGGCATGGGTGGCGCCACCTCCAGCACCAGCAAGACGGTGGTCCTCTCCAAGAGTGACAGCCCCGATCACGACGTGGACTACCTCTTCGGCCAGGTCTCCATCGACAAGCCCTTCGTGGATTGGAGCGGCAACTGCGGCAACCTTTCCGCCGCCGTCGGCCCCTTCGCCGTCAGCAACGGACTGGTGGACCCGGCCCGCATCCCCGAGAACGGCGAGGTCGAGGTGCGCATCTGGCAGGTGAACATCGGCAAGACCATCGTCGCCCGGGTGCCGATCACCAACGGCGAGGTGCAGGAGACCGGCGACTTCGAGCTGGACGGGGTGACCTTCCCGGCGGCCGAGGTGCCGGTGGCCTTCATGGACCCGGCGGACGGCGGCGGCGCCATCTTCCCCACCGGCAACCGGGTGGATGATCTGGAGGTGCCCGGCGTGGGGACCCTGAAGGCGACCCTCATCAATGCCGGTATTCCCACGGTCTTCGTCAACGCGGACGAGATCGGCTACACCGGCACCGAATTGCAGGAGGCCATCAACGGCGACCCGAAGGCGCTGGATATGTTCGAGACCATCCGCGCCCACGGGGCGGTGAAGATGGGCCTCATCAACGATCCGGCCGAGGCGGCGGCCCGCCAGCATACCCCCAAGGTGGCCTTCGTGGCCCCGCCGGCCAGCTACACCGCCTCCAGTGGCAAGGCGGTACAGGCCGAGGACATCGACCTGCTGGTGCGCGCCCTGTCCATGGGTAAGCTGCACCACGCCATGATGGGCACCGCCGCCGTGGCCATCGGCACCGCCGCGGCCATCCCCGGCACCCTGGTCAACGAGGCCGCCGGTGGCGGCGACCGCGACTCCGTCCACTTCGGTCATCCCTCCGGCACCTTGCGGGTGGGCGCCGAGGCCGTTCAGGAGAACGGCGAATGGATGGTGAAACAGGCCATCATGAGCCGCAGCGCGCGGGTCTTGATGGAAGGCTGGGTGAGGGTGCCGGGGGATAGCTTCTAA
- a CDS encoding bifunctional 2-methylcitrate dehydratase/aconitate hydratase → MSATDRGTKSSKRPKPDKELVDIAKYVAKKDIKSDEAYDTARYCLMDTLACGMLALQYPACTKLLGPVVPGAQMADGAKVPGTPYQLDPVQAAFNIGAMVRWLDFNDTWLAAEWGHPSDNLGGILAVADYLSRQRLAQGKKPLVMKDVLTAMIKAHEIQGVLALENSFNRVGLDHVMLVRIATTAVATGMLGGNQQDISNALSHAFIDGSALRTYRHAPNTGSRKSWAAGDASARGVRLALVAMTGEMGYPTALSADFWGFNDVLFKGNKLEINQAYDSYVMENILFKISFPAEFHAQTAVEAAMTLHEQVRERLDEVEKVVIETQEAGVRIIDKEGPLDNPADRDHCIQYMVAVPLIFGRLTADDYEDSVAADPRIDALREKMEVVENKQFSKDYLDEKKRSIGNAVQVHFKDGSKTDRVAVEYPIGHRRRRKEGIPVLVDKFHRALATRFAPRRAEAIRKACDKQKALERMPVNEFVDLWAL, encoded by the coding sequence ATGAGTGCAACCGATCGGGGCACCAAATCCAGCAAGCGGCCCAAGCCGGACAAGGAACTGGTAGACATCGCCAAATACGTCGCCAAGAAAGACATCAAATCCGACGAGGCCTACGACACCGCCCGCTACTGCCTCATGGACACCCTGGCCTGCGGGATGCTGGCCCTGCAGTACCCGGCCTGCACCAAGCTGCTCGGCCCGGTCGTCCCCGGGGCGCAGATGGCCGACGGGGCCAAGGTCCCCGGCACCCCCTACCAGCTCGACCCCGTCCAGGCCGCCTTCAACATCGGCGCCATGGTCCGCTGGCTCGACTTCAACGACACCTGGCTGGCCGCCGAGTGGGGCCACCCCTCCGACAACCTGGGGGGCATCCTCGCCGTGGCCGACTACCTCAGCCGCCAACGCCTGGCGCAGGGCAAAAAGCCCCTGGTCATGAAGGACGTGCTCACGGCCATGATCAAGGCCCATGAGATCCAGGGCGTGCTGGCCCTGGAGAACTCGTTCAACCGGGTGGGGCTGGACCACGTCATGCTCGTGCGCATTGCCACCACCGCCGTGGCCACCGGCATGCTGGGCGGTAACCAGCAGGACATCAGCAACGCCCTGTCCCACGCCTTCATCGACGGCTCTGCCCTGCGCACCTACCGCCACGCCCCCAACACTGGCTCACGCAAGAGCTGGGCGGCGGGGGATGCCAGCGCCCGCGGCGTGCGCCTGGCGCTGGTCGCCATGACCGGCGAGATGGGTTACCCCACCGCCCTGTCCGCGGACTTCTGGGGGTTCAACGACGTGCTCTTCAAGGGCAACAAGCTCGAGATCAACCAGGCGTACGACAGCTACGTCATGGAAAACATCCTGTTCAAGATCTCCTTCCCCGCGGAGTTCCACGCCCAAACCGCCGTCGAGGCGGCCATGACCCTGCACGAGCAGGTGCGCGAGCGCCTCGACGAGGTGGAGAAGGTGGTCATCGAGACCCAGGAGGCGGGGGTGCGGATCATCGACAAGGAGGGGCCGCTGGACAACCCCGCCGACCGCGACCACTGCATCCAGTACATGGTCGCCGTGCCCCTGATCTTCGGCCGGCTCACCGCCGACGACTACGAGGACAGCGTGGCCGCCGACCCGCGCATCGACGCCCTGCGGGAGAAGATGGAGGTGGTGGAGAACAAGCAGTTCTCCAAGGACTACCTGGACGAGAAAAAGCGCTCCATCGGCAATGCCGTGCAGGTGCACTTCAAGGATGGGAGCAAGACCGACCGGGTAGCGGTCGAATACCCCATCGGCCATCGTCGCCGGCGCAAGGAGGGGATACCGGTGCTGGTGGACAAGTTCCACCGAGCCCTGGCGACCCGGTTTGCCCCGCGGCGGGCGGAGGCCATCCGCAAGGCGTGTGACAAGCAAAAGGCGCTCGAGCGGATGCCGGTCAACGAGTTCGTGGACCTCTGGGCACTGTGA
- a CDS encoding phasin family protein gives MMNPILEQMTKQFEQLVSGPARSFAALNINHMEALVSNQVELSKNYSDLGFKQLRAALDIKSADDVQSYFQNQQTVAQELSERVKADAEKVVSLNRKYAEEAQALGQESVQAAAKASGQSK, from the coding sequence ATGATGAACCCGATTCTCGAGCAGATGACCAAGCAGTTTGAGCAACTGGTTTCCGGCCCGGCCCGCAGCTTCGCCGCGCTGAACATCAACCACATGGAAGCGCTGGTGAGCAACCAGGTCGAGCTGTCCAAGAACTACTCTGACCTGGGCTTCAAGCAGCTCCGCGCCGCGCTGGACATCAAGTCCGCCGACGACGTGCAGAGCTACTTCCAGAACCAGCAGACCGTCGCGCAGGAGCTCAGCGAGCGCGTGAAGGCCGACGCCGAGAAGGTGGTCAGCCTGAACCGCAAGTACGCCGAAGAGGCTCAGGCCCTCGGCCAGGAGAGCGTGCAGGCGGCGGCGAAGGCCAGCGGTCAGTCCAAGTAA
- a CDS encoding CPBP family intramembrane glutamic endopeptidase, with the protein MSKGKTPVTDPLIAAIVFQGLIFPLAIGLAFLLGVRPWTAMDADLDAVLLAVLATLPPLLGLWALSRARVPWMEELDALVRPMIDALFRGRGPGPVVLISLLAGFGEELLFRGVLQGWLTGLAGPWVGVMVAALVFGLLHCLSWTYFVFAVIFGLYLGVIYELTGNLLIVCLIHALYDWAAIHYLLRHAPAATPDEH; encoded by the coding sequence TTGTCGAAAGGAAAGACACCGGTCACCGACCCGCTGATCGCAGCCATCGTCTTTCAGGGACTCATCTTCCCGCTGGCCATCGGCCTGGCCTTCCTGCTCGGCGTCCGACCCTGGACGGCCATGGATGCCGACCTGGATGCGGTGCTGCTGGCGGTGCTCGCCACCCTCCCCCCGCTGCTGGGCCTGTGGGCCCTGTCACGGGCCCGGGTACCCTGGATGGAAGAGCTGGACGCGTTGGTACGGCCCATGATCGACGCCCTGTTCCGCGGGCGCGGGCCCGGGCCGGTGGTACTGATCTCCCTGCTGGCCGGCTTCGGCGAGGAGTTGCTCTTCCGCGGGGTCCTGCAGGGCTGGCTCACCGGGCTGGCCGGGCCGTGGGTGGGGGTGATGGTGGCAGCGCTGGTTTTCGGCCTGTTGCACTGCCTGTCCTGGACCTACTTCGTGTTCGCCGTGATCTTCGGCCTGTACCTGGGCGTGATCTACGAGCTGACCGGCAACCTGTTGATCGTCTGTCTGATTCACGCCCTCTACGACTGGGCCGCCATTCACTACCTGCTACGCCATGCGCCGGCCGCGACGCCGGACGAGCACTGA
- the acsA gene encoding acetate--CoA ligase, translated as MPPPPPSPADQRTLPSRLQDYDRGYAAFDWAQARREVTDLGGGRLNIAYEALDRHLDGPGADRTAIRFLPRDGGDPLAITYRALNARANQFANLLAERGLQPGDRVYCLAHRIPDLYAAALGTLKHGCVFTPLFSAFGPEPIRSRVEIGEPAAVVTTARLYRRKMADWIAETPCLRHVLLIGDVDEAPEGTVDAARAMDALSAEYTTRPMDPEAMALLHFTSGTTGRPKGAVHAHEAVVLHRVTAEQALDLQPGDVYWSTADPGWVAGMSYGIIGPFAAGVTLVVDEAEFDAERWYRILDEQRVNVWYTAPTAIRMLMKCGPELPARYDLSALRFIASVGEPLNPEAVHWSRATLGLPFHDNWWQTETGGIMIANFRCLPIKPGSMGRPVPGIEAAVVRRDDAGGIERIDAADETGELALRKGWPAMFRGYLHEEARYRKAFSGDWYLTGDLVRRDVDGYYWFIGRGDDVIKTSGHLIGPFEVESALMEHPAVAEVGVIGVPDEVTGERIKAFVALKPGHAPDDELRRALMALARKRLGAAVAPREIAFADQLPRTRSGKIMRRLLRARELGLPEGDTSTLEGGDDRLRPCASPTAGGG; from the coding sequence ATGCCCCCTCCGCCACCATCTCCCGCTGACCAGCGCACCCTGCCGTCCCGGCTGCAGGACTACGACCGGGGTTACGCCGCATTCGACTGGGCGCAGGCCCGCCGGGAGGTCACCGACCTCGGCGGCGGCCGGCTCAATATCGCCTACGAGGCGCTGGACCGCCACCTGGACGGCCCGGGTGCGGACCGCACCGCTATCCGTTTCCTCCCCCGCGACGGGGGCGACCCGCTGGCGATCACCTACCGGGCGCTCAACGCCCGCGCCAACCAGTTTGCCAACCTGTTGGCGGAGCGCGGCCTGCAGCCGGGCGACCGGGTCTACTGTCTGGCCCACCGCATCCCCGATCTCTACGCCGCGGCCCTGGGCACGCTCAAGCACGGGTGTGTGTTCACGCCGCTGTTCTCCGCCTTCGGCCCCGAGCCCATCCGCTCCCGGGTGGAGATCGGCGAGCCGGCGGCGGTGGTGACCACCGCGCGGCTCTACCGGCGCAAGATGGCCGACTGGATCGCGGAGACCCCCTGTCTGCGGCACGTGCTGCTGATCGGGGACGTGGACGAGGCGCCGGAAGGGACGGTGGACGCGGCCCGGGCCATGGACGCCCTGTCCGCTGAATACACCACCCGCCCGATGGATCCGGAGGCGATGGCGCTGCTCCATTTCACCAGCGGGACCACCGGTCGGCCCAAGGGCGCCGTCCACGCGCACGAGGCTGTGGTGCTGCACCGGGTTACCGCCGAGCAGGCGCTGGACCTGCAGCCGGGGGATGTCTACTGGAGCACTGCGGACCCGGGTTGGGTGGCGGGGATGTCCTACGGCATCATCGGCCCCTTCGCCGCTGGCGTCACCCTGGTGGTGGACGAGGCCGAGTTCGACGCCGAACGCTGGTACCGCATCCTGGATGAGCAGCGGGTCAACGTCTGGTACACCGCGCCCACCGCCATCCGCATGCTCATGAAGTGCGGGCCGGAGCTGCCCGCCCGGTACGATCTCTCGGCACTGCGCTTTATCGCCAGTGTCGGCGAGCCACTCAACCCCGAGGCTGTCCACTGGAGCCGGGCGACCCTGGGACTGCCCTTCCACGACAACTGGTGGCAGACCGAGACCGGCGGCATCATGATCGCCAATTTCCGCTGCCTGCCCATCAAGCCCGGCTCAATGGGCCGCCCGGTGCCCGGGATCGAGGCTGCCGTGGTCCGGCGCGATGATGCCGGGGGCATCGAACGTATCGATGCCGCGGATGAGACCGGGGAACTGGCCCTGCGCAAGGGCTGGCCCGCCATGTTCCGCGGCTATCTGCACGAGGAGGCGCGCTACCGCAAGGCATTTTCCGGTGACTGGTACCTGACTGGTGATCTGGTCCGGCGGGACGTCGACGGCTACTACTGGTTCATCGGCCGGGGCGACGACGTGATCAAGACCTCCGGCCACCTGATCGGCCCCTTCGAGGTGGAGAGCGCGCTGATGGAGCATCCGGCGGTGGCCGAAGTGGGGGTGATCGGCGTTCCGGATGAGGTGACCGGCGAGCGGATCAAGGCCTTCGTGGCCCTCAAGCCCGGCCATGCGCCCGACGACGAACTGCGCCGTGCATTGATGGCCCTGGCCCGCAAGCGCCTGGGGGCGGCGGTGGCGCCGCGGGAGATAGCCTTCGCCGATCAGCTGCCCCGGACCCGCAGCGGCAAGATCATGCGCCGGTTGTTGCGGGCGCGTGAGTTGGGCCTGCCGGAGGGGGATACGTCGACGTTGGAGGGTGGCGATGATCGGCTTCGGCCGTGTGCGTCACCGACCGCTGGTGGTGGGTGA
- a CDS encoding Mut7-C RNAse domain-containing protein, producing the protein MARAVFRFYEELNDFLPPERRKVAFDYPLDRRAAVKDVIEALGVPHPEVELILVNGESVGFDYIVRDGDRVAVYPVFESFDISEHLRVREFPLRELRFVLDAHLGRLARYLRLCGFDTLYRNDFRDAELASISAHKGRVLLTRDIRLLKRRIITHGYFVRSDRPEAQLTEVLHRFQLQDRAAPFRRCARCNALLRDADKAEVAPRLEPLTRRYYDTFKVCSGCGQVYWYGSHARRIERLIERSRQGGDPAPDAPCRSGG; encoded by the coding sequence ATGGCCCGTGCGGTGTTTCGCTTTTACGAGGAGTTGAACGACTTCCTGCCGCCGGAACGGCGCAAGGTGGCCTTCGATTACCCGCTGGACCGCCGGGCCGCCGTCAAGGACGTGATTGAAGCGCTGGGTGTACCCCACCCGGAGGTGGAGCTGATCCTGGTCAACGGCGAGTCGGTGGGCTTCGACTATATCGTCCGCGATGGCGACCGGGTGGCGGTCTATCCGGTGTTCGAGTCCTTCGACATCAGCGAGCACCTGCGCGTGCGCGAGTTTCCCCTGCGCGAGTTGCGGTTCGTGCTGGACGCCCACCTGGGACGACTGGCCCGCTACCTGCGGCTGTGCGGCTTCGATACCCTCTACCGCAACGATTTTCGGGATGCAGAACTGGCCTCGATCTCGGCCCACAAAGGCCGGGTGCTGTTGACCCGGGATATACGGCTGTTGAAACGGCGCATCATCACCCACGGCTACTTCGTACGCAGCGACCGGCCGGAGGCGCAGCTCACTGAGGTGCTCCACCGCTTTCAGCTCCAGGACCGGGCGGCCCCCTTCCGGCGCTGCGCCCGCTGCAACGCCCTGCTGCGGGACGCCGACAAGGCCGAGGTGGCGCCGCGGCTGGAGCCGCTGACCCGGCGCTATTACGACACCTTCAAGGTCTGCAGCGGTTGCGGCCAGGTCTATTGGTACGGCAGCCATGCCCGGCGGATAGAACGGCTGATCGAGCGGTCACGACAGGGCGGAGACCCGGCACCGGACGCGCCCTGCCGCAGTGGCGGCTGA
- a CDS encoding CobW family GTP-binding protein: MAGTGGRRPIKTNLITGFLGTGKTTTIRGLLANRPAEERWAVLVNEFGEIGVDGGLLEDTGVALEEIPGGCLCCVSANLFTVGLDRLIRHARPDRILIEPTGLGHPAEIIRTLTTLPYDRLLDLRATVTLMDARHLASTRHREHPNWNDQIYLADVLLANKADLYDHADRVALQGFVAERPAPRPRVIETRHGRMAPALLDQPRLDRGGALFPEVRAFQARQAARTGDHHHAHNHAGPGDAAGEAWVFIDNRADDFVGRSWLLPTYCCLDHAALAQLIDGLGAERVKGILRTDQGWQQINRVGGEGGLSAGRAPADGGRPRLEVIHHTTDTTDLDALDRGLRNAERY; this comes from the coding sequence ATGGCCGGTACCGGCGGCAGACGACCTATCAAGACCAACCTCATCACCGGTTTTCTGGGCACCGGCAAGACCACCACCATCCGGGGGCTGTTGGCCAACCGGCCGGCGGAGGAGCGCTGGGCCGTGCTGGTCAACGAGTTCGGCGAAATCGGCGTGGATGGCGGTTTGCTGGAGGATACGGGCGTTGCCCTGGAGGAGATCCCCGGTGGGTGCCTCTGCTGCGTCTCCGCCAACCTGTTCACGGTCGGCCTGGACCGGTTGATCCGCCACGCCCGGCCCGATCGCATCCTGATCGAGCCCACCGGCCTGGGCCACCCCGCGGAGATCATCCGTACCCTGACCACGCTGCCCTACGATCGGTTGCTGGACCTCCGCGCCACGGTCACCCTGATGGACGCGCGCCACCTGGCCTCCACCCGGCACCGCGAGCACCCCAACTGGAATGACCAGATCTACCTGGCAGACGTGCTGCTGGCCAACAAGGCAGACCTCTACGACCACGCGGACCGGGTGGCCCTGCAGGGTTTCGTGGCCGAGCGCCCGGCCCCGCGGCCCCGGGTCATCGAAACCCGCCACGGACGCATGGCCCCGGCGCTGCTGGACCAGCCCCGCCTGGACCGGGGCGGGGCACTCTTCCCGGAAGTGCGCGCCTTTCAGGCCCGGCAGGCCGCCCGCACCGGTGACCACCACCATGCCCACAACCACGCCGGGCCCGGCGATGCGGCCGGGGAGGCCTGGGTGTTCATCGATAACCGGGCGGATGACTTCGTCGGGCGCAGCTGGCTGCTGCCCACGTACTGCTGCCTGGACCACGCGGCACTGGCGCAGCTGATCGACGGGCTTGGCGCCGAGCGGGTCAAGGGGATACTGCGGACCGATCAGGGGTGGCAGCAGATCAACCGCGTGGGCGGGGAGGGCGGGCTGTCCGCGGGGCGTGCGCCCGCCGACGGGGGCCGGCCGCGGCTGGAGGTGATCCATCACACGACCGACACCACCGATCTGGATGCCCTGGACCGGGGCCTGCGCAACGCGGAGCGCTACTGA